One Deltaproteobacteria bacterium genomic window carries:
- a CDS encoding ketopantoate reductase, whose translation MTNPSPRILLVGAGAVGQVYGRHLNLGGASVSFYVREKYKTELELGMPVYPLNHQKITQEPQQFRDFKLLTTIEEVAACEFDQIWLCVPATALRDDWVEPMLKASGDAVIVSLIPGFEERAILLKHLPESRLVCGMITLISYQAPLPNEACHSPGMAYWFPPATPAYFSGPPAIVNLIVKLLKTGGQPAAKHRDVSAMGSSGTAILMPLLLGLERESWSFKQFTNTQALKDSLRAIQETLKIAAEQSSQKTPIWRHALVPSLFKTILWLGERVLPLPLETYLKYHFTKVGAQTRLFIDAYIALGQDRDLPTGNLVKLRESAPTVAPTH comes from the coding sequence ATGACCAACCCATCCCCACGAATATTACTGGTCGGCGCAGGTGCTGTCGGGCAGGTATACGGCCGCCACCTCAACTTGGGCGGAGCCAGCGTAAGTTTTTACGTACGCGAAAAGTATAAAACTGAGCTGGAATTGGGCATGCCTGTCTACCCGCTTAACCACCAAAAAATAACGCAAGAGCCACAACAATTCAGGGACTTCAAGCTCTTAACGACCATCGAGGAAGTAGCGGCCTGTGAGTTTGACCAAATCTGGCTGTGTGTTCCAGCGACCGCGCTAAGAGATGACTGGGTTGAACCCATGCTCAAGGCATCAGGGGACGCGGTCATTGTAAGCCTCATTCCAGGCTTTGAAGAACGGGCTATTCTCTTAAAGCATCTGCCTGAGAGCCGACTCGTCTGTGGCATGATTACGCTGATCAGCTACCAAGCCCCTTTGCCCAACGAGGCCTGCCATAGCCCAGGCATGGCATACTGGTTCCCGCCGGCTACACCAGCATACTTCAGTGGTCCGCCAGCCATCGTTAATTTAATCGTCAAACTACTCAAAACAGGTGGTCAGCCGGCGGCCAAGCATCGGGATGTTAGCGCTATGGGCAGTTCAGGCACTGCGATACTCATGCCCCTCTTGCTCGGACTCGAGCGAGAATCTTGGTCTTTTAAGCAATTCACCAACACCCAAGCACTCAAAGACAGCCTACGTGCCATCCAAGAGACTTTGAAGATTGCTGCAGAACAGTCGTCACAAAAAACACCCATTTGGCGTCACGCGCTGGTCCCAAGCCTCTTTAAAACAATCCTTTGGCTTGGTGAACGGGTTCTACCACTGCCATTGGAAACCTATTTAAAATACCATTTCACCAAAGTGGGCGCTCAAACGAGATTATTTATCGACGCATACATAGCCTTGGGGCAGGATCGTGATTTACCAACCGGGAACCTTGTTAAACTAAGAGAATCGGCACCGACAGTCGCCCCAACACACTGA
- a CDS encoding zinc-binding alcohol dehydrogenase, which produces MELSTQVLQHVQRKQVEVTTVSLPALGPSDILARATCSGVSPGTEALVFNGNIEPGTALDESIPALKDGSLQYPFAYGYCWVGRVVKAGDNVTNLKPGDRIFTFAPHQAHIVTAADACIALPDNLSDSAATLLPSMETAVSIVHDTQPLLGENIRIFGQGVVGLLTAWILNQFPLTSLSTVDPSHPRRSISQALGLNAFNLPTSSEKLSPVDATIEISGNPAALDQAIQSTQAHGRVIIASWYGSQKAELSLNTHFHRGRIQIISTQVSSISPKLRGGWNNPRRLEQAMRLLHKFPHAALSATPMAFEDAPTSYPALFTEVGPSIHPFFVYPKD; this is translated from the coding sequence ATGGAGTTAAGCACGCAGGTTCTTCAACACGTTCAACGCAAACAAGTTGAGGTGACCACAGTTTCACTTCCCGCTCTTGGACCGAGTGATATTCTGGCAAGAGCAACCTGCAGTGGAGTGAGTCCTGGCACAGAAGCACTTGTCTTTAATGGCAACATTGAGCCTGGAACCGCACTCGACGAATCCATACCGGCGCTCAAAGACGGTTCGCTTCAGTATCCCTTTGCCTATGGTTATTGCTGGGTGGGACGCGTTGTGAAAGCCGGCGATAACGTTACCAACCTAAAACCCGGCGACCGAATCTTTACCTTTGCTCCCCACCAAGCGCATATCGTAACCGCTGCTGACGCATGCATCGCCCTACCCGATAACCTTAGCGACAGCGCGGCAACCTTGCTTCCATCTATGGAAACAGCGGTCAGCATTGTCCATGACACCCAACCACTGCTCGGCGAGAATATTCGCATTTTCGGACAGGGCGTTGTTGGCCTATTGACTGCATGGATCCTGAATCAATTTCCGCTTACATCGCTCAGCACTGTCGACCCAAGTCATCCGCGCCGCAGTATCAGTCAAGCGCTGGGGCTTAACGCCTTTAATCTTCCGACAAGTTCAGAGAAGCTTTCACCCGTGGATGCAACCATTGAGATCTCAGGTAACCCCGCAGCGCTAGACCAAGCAATTCAGTCAACGCAAGCACATGGTCGAGTTATTATTGCATCCTGGTATGGTTCTCAAAAAGCTGAGCTTAGTCTCAATACCCATTTTCACCGCGGAAGAATTCAGATCATAAGCACCCAGGTAAGTTCCATTTCCCCGAAGTTACGGGGTGGATGGAACAACCCACGACGACTCGAGCAGGCCATGCGCCTGCTGCACAAATTCCCTCACGCAGCCCTTTCCGCCACTCCTATGGCTTTTGAGGATGCGCCCACAAGTTACCCTGCTCTGTTCACTGAAGTCGGACCAAGCATTCACCCCTTTTTCGTATACCCAAAGGACTAA
- a CDS encoding 6-carboxytetrahydropterin synthase, producing the protein MYALRVDRAFKAYHFLIGGDWGSENTHHSHEYRFEAIFEGPELNKHGYLLDIVDVEKAMDAQVERFKEGTLNEFDEFKDLNPSIEHFSRILWERMDAQIDKTGLSSMTVRIWEDGFAWARFTKAFEAEID; encoded by the coding sequence ATGTATGCACTTCGCGTCGACCGAGCTTTTAAAGCCTACCACTTTTTGATTGGCGGTGACTGGGGCAGTGAAAACACACACCACAGCCACGAGTACCGCTTCGAGGCCATCTTTGAAGGCCCTGAACTCAACAAGCATGGGTACCTACTGGACATTGTAGATGTAGAGAAGGCAATGGATGCCCAGGTTGAACGGTTTAAAGAAGGTACGCTGAACGAGTTCGATGAGTTCAAGGACCTTAATCCAAGCATCGAACATTTCTCGCGAATCCTGTGGGAGCGAATGGATGCTCAGATCGACAAGACAGGCCTCAGCTCGATGACTGTCCGAATTTGGGAAGACGGATTCGCCTGGGCACGGTTTACTAAAGCATTTGAAGCGGAAATTGATTAA